The following proteins are co-located in the Maridesulfovibrio sp. genome:
- the pta gene encoding phosphate acetyltransferase, with protein MSKNLYITATEEKSGKSAIALGVMQLLLRDLQHVAIFRPIINDNQTGSRDHDINLIMEYFNLDIKYEDTYAYTLKEARELINSGKHSLLLENILNKYSQLEEKYDFVLCEGTDFQGKDQNFEFDINAEIAANLSCPVLLVANGRGKSADDIIASTQLVIDALEDKGVDTVAAIINRLTATGDEKKEILSSIKCKTRCTQELLVYGIDENESLGNPSMNDVRKWLNGSVLYGHGRLDTLVDDYVIAAMRIGNFLEYIEDGSLIITPGDRSDIILSSLASRLSSSFPDISGILLTGGLQPSASVHRLIEGWTGVPTPILSVNTNTYRTTQLLSELYGRIDPDDQRKTASALGTFESNVKTDELRHRLITSKSSKVTPKMFEYKLVQKAKANKQTIVLPEGTSERVLRAADILTRRGVADIVLLGKADEVAGKISQLGLEMNNVRILDPESAPQFDDYCETYFKLREHKGIRMSDARDRMLDPTYFASMMVHKGDADGMVSGSITTTAQTIRPAFEFIKTKPGASIVSSVFLMCLKDKVLVFGDCAVNPNPNAEQLAEIALNSAETAKIFGVEPRVALMSYSTGQSGKGADVEKVKEAVKIAKERNPELKLEGPIQYDAAIDPSVAKTKLPDSEVAGQATVFIFPDLNTGNNTYKAVQRSAEQSVAIGPVLQGLNKPVNDLSRGCTVPDIVNTVAITAIQAQAEKGLI; from the coding sequence GTGTCTAAAAACCTTTACATCACAGCCACCGAAGAGAAGAGCGGTAAATCTGCCATTGCTCTCGGCGTGATGCAACTGTTGCTGAGAGACCTGCAGCATGTCGCCATCTTCCGTCCTATCATTAATGATAACCAGACCGGTTCCCGTGATCACGATATCAATCTGATCATGGAATACTTCAATCTGGATATCAAATATGAAGACACCTACGCTTACACTCTGAAGGAAGCACGTGAACTCATCAACAGCGGCAAACACTCCCTGCTGCTGGAGAATATTCTCAACAAGTACAGCCAGCTTGAAGAGAAATATGATTTCGTGCTTTGCGAAGGAACCGACTTTCAGGGCAAAGACCAGAACTTCGAGTTTGATATCAACGCGGAAATTGCCGCTAACCTCAGCTGCCCCGTTCTTCTTGTTGCAAACGGAAGAGGGAAGAGCGCTGACGACATTATCGCATCCACCCAGCTTGTTATTGATGCACTCGAAGACAAGGGCGTAGACACCGTAGCCGCAATTATCAACAGGCTTACTGCTACAGGCGATGAGAAGAAAGAAATTCTTTCCAGCATCAAATGCAAAACCAGATGTACTCAGGAGCTTCTCGTTTACGGTATTGATGAGAACGAAAGCCTCGGCAACCCCAGCATGAACGATGTTCGCAAATGGCTGAACGGTTCCGTACTGTACGGCCACGGAAGACTTGATACTCTCGTTGATGACTATGTTATCGCCGCTATGCGTATCGGCAACTTCCTTGAGTACATTGAAGACGGCAGCCTTATCATCACTCCCGGTGACCGCTCCGATATCATTCTGAGCTCTCTGGCTTCCCGTCTTTCCAGCTCTTTTCCGGATATTTCCGGTATCCTGCTTACCGGTGGCCTGCAGCCCAGTGCATCCGTACATCGCCTGATCGAAGGGTGGACCGGTGTTCCTACTCCTATCCTTTCCGTAAACACCAACACCTATCGTACCACCCAGTTGCTGAGCGAACTGTACGGAAGAATTGATCCTGACGATCAGCGCAAGACTGCTTCTGCTCTCGGTACCTTTGAATCAAATGTAAAGACTGATGAACTCAGACATCGTCTGATCACCAGCAAGTCCAGCAAAGTTACTCCCAAGATGTTCGAGTACAAGCTGGTTCAGAAGGCAAAAGCCAACAAGCAGACCATCGTACTGCCTGAAGGAACAAGTGAAAGGGTTCTTCGTGCAGCTGATATCCTTACCCGCCGCGGCGTTGCAGATATCGTTCTGCTTGGTAAGGCAGATGAAGTTGCCGGTAAGATTTCCCAGCTTGGCCTTGAAATGAACAATGTGCGTATCCTTGATCCCGAGTCCGCACCTCAGTTCGATGATTACTGCGAAACCTACTTCAAGCTTCGTGAACACAAAGGCATCCGCATGTCCGATGCACGTGACCGCATGCTTGATCCCACTTACTTTGCATCTATGATGGTTCATAAGGGTGATGCAGACGGTATGGTTTCCGGTTCCATCACCACCACTGCCCAGACTATCCGTCCCGCTTTCGAGTTCATCAAGACCAAGCCCGGTGCGTCCATCGTATCCAGTGTATTCCTGATGTGCCTCAAAGATAAGGTGCTGGTCTTCGGTGACTGCGCTGTTAACCCGAACCCCAATGCGGAACAGCTTGCCGAGATCGCTCTGAACTCTGCTGAAACCGCAAAGATCTTCGGTGTTGAACCCCGCGTGGCTCTCATGTCTTACTCCACCGGTCAGTCCGGCAAGGGTGCTGACGTTGAGAAGGTTAAGGAAGCAGTAAAAATCGCCAAGGAACGCAACCCCGAATTGAAGCTCGAAGGTCCTATCCAGTACGATGCGGCTATCGATCCTTCCGTAGCGAAAACCAAGCTTCCGGATAGTGAAGTTGCAGGCCAGGCAACCGTTTTTATTTTCCCGGATCTTAATACTGGCAATAATACTTATAAAGCTGTACAACGCTCCGCCGAGCAGTCAGTCGCGATCGGCCCTGTACTTCAGGGTCTCAATAAGCCTGTGAACGACCTGTCAAGAGGCTGCACTGTTCCGGATATTGTTAATACTGTCGCAATCACAGCAATTCAGGCTCAGGCCGAAAAAGGACTTATTTAA
- a CDS encoding lactate utilization protein, which translates to MTAKSESVKLFTDKAELVSAVVTEISSLDEAYKYTMDLCGKKEACKMLISGCEQNLSSKAEQLCATKIGKTIVAPALAKKEAAALEKQCEENGFTLIKDSVRNHLGGIDIAFTYADHGIAETGTIVVNCPSEELRLATMISEVHVAVLPKSKLVENSYDLESWMEGNMMKGDYTAFITGASRTADIERVLAIGVHGPLELHILLLED; encoded by the coding sequence ATGACAGCTAAATCTGAAAGTGTAAAGCTTTTTACCGATAAAGCTGAACTTGTGTCTGCTGTAGTAACAGAGATTTCTTCTCTGGATGAAGCATACAAGTACACAATGGATCTCTGCGGAAAAAAAGAAGCCTGTAAAATGCTTATTTCCGGTTGTGAACAGAACCTCTCCAGCAAGGCTGAGCAGCTCTGTGCAACTAAAATCGGCAAAACCATCGTCGCTCCAGCTCTGGCTAAAAAAGAAGCCGCAGCGCTTGAAAAGCAGTGCGAAGAAAACGGTTTTACCCTGATTAAAGACAGCGTCCGTAACCATCTCGGCGGCATTGATATCGCATTTACCTATGCTGACCACGGCATTGCCGAGACCGGAACCATCGTAGTCAACTGTCCCAGTGAAGAATTGAGACTTGCCACCATGATCAGTGAAGTTCACGTAGCAGTTCTGCCCAAGTCCAAGCTTGTGGAGAATTCTTACGATCTCGAGTCATGGATGGAAGGCAACATGATGAAAGGTGATTACACCGCATTCATCACCGGTGCCAGCCGTACTGCCGACATTGAGCGCGTTCTCGCTATCGGTGTTCACGGTCCCCTTGAACTTCATATTCTTCTTCTGGAGGACTAA
- a CDS encoding FAD-linked oxidase C-terminal domain-containing protein has product MSNANLAKDFEKIVGAGNVMHEEADLHAYSYDSAVLDPQVPSLVVKPTTTEQLGPVTRLCNEHGLPMTVRGAGTNLSGGTIPHPGGVVVLTNGLNRILEINEQDLYAVVEPGVVTAQFAAQVASKGLFYPPDPGSQAVSTIGGNVAENAGGLRGLKYGVTKDYVMGMDFYDVNGDLIKSGSRTVKCVTGYNLAGLMVASEGTLGVFSNIILKLVPPPKASKAMMAVFPDVHKASETVASIISNHIVPCTLEFLDNSTIRYVEDFTKAGLPTDAGAILLIEVDGHQAEVIEDAEKVVNICKKCGANEVKMAETAEEREALWTARRNALPALARAKPTTVLEDATVPRSQIPAMMEGLEKIAAKYKIDIGTFGHAGDGNLHPTILCDNRNKEEFHRVEEAVNEIFDVALSLKGTLSGEHGIGMAKSKWMEKETSKATLEYSLKMKRAIDPKGILNPTKIIGDV; this is encoded by the coding sequence ATGTCCAACGCTAACTTAGCAAAAGACTTTGAAAAGATTGTAGGTGCTGGAAATGTCATGCACGAAGAGGCTGACCTCCATGCGTACTCTTACGATTCCGCGGTACTCGATCCCCAGGTGCCCTCACTCGTAGTTAAACCTACCACCACCGAACAGCTTGGTCCTGTAACCAGGCTTTGTAATGAGCACGGCCTGCCCATGACCGTTCGCGGCGCAGGAACCAACCTCTCCGGCGGTACCATTCCCCATCCCGGCGGTGTTGTTGTTCTGACAAACGGTCTCAACAGAATCCTCGAAATCAACGAGCAGGACCTCTACGCAGTAGTAGAACCCGGTGTTGTAACTGCACAGTTTGCAGCACAGGTTGCTTCTAAAGGACTTTTCTATCCCCCGGATCCGGGTTCCCAGGCTGTTTCCACCATCGGTGGTAACGTTGCGGAGAACGCAGGCGGACTCCGCGGACTTAAATACGGTGTTACCAAAGATTACGTCATGGGCATGGATTTCTATGATGTAAACGGTGACCTGATCAAATCCGGTTCCCGCACAGTTAAATGTGTAACCGGTTACAACCTTGCAGGCCTTATGGTCGCTTCCGAAGGAACTCTGGGTGTGTTCTCCAACATTATCCTCAAGCTCGTTCCGCCGCCGAAGGCATCCAAGGCTATGATGGCAGTGTTCCCCGATGTACACAAAGCATCTGAAACAGTTGCTTCCATCATCTCCAACCACATTGTTCCTTGTACTCTGGAATTCCTTGATAATTCCACCATTCGTTACGTGGAAGACTTCACTAAAGCCGGTTTGCCCACCGATGCCGGTGCAATCCTGCTCATCGAAGTTGACGGTCATCAGGCTGAAGTCATCGAAGATGCGGAAAAGGTTGTTAATATTTGTAAGAAATGCGGTGCTAACGAAGTTAAGATGGCTGAAACCGCTGAAGAGCGTGAAGCTCTCTGGACTGCTCGTCGTAACGCTCTGCCTGCTCTCGCACGTGCGAAACCGACTACTGTTCTCGAAGATGCTACCGTTCCCCGTTCCCAGATTCCTGCAATGATGGAAGGTCTGGAAAAGATTGCTGCTAAGTACAAAATCGACATCGGAACCTTCGGTCACGCCGGTGATGGTAACCTTCACCCCACCATTCTCTGCGATAACCGTAACAAAGAAGAGTTCCACCGCGTAGAAGAAGCAGTTAACGAAATCTTTGATGTTGCTCTTTCCCTCAAGGGAACCCTTTCCGGCGAGCACGGAATCGGTATGGCAAAATCCAAGTGGATGGAAAAAGAAACTTCCAAGGCTACCCTTGAGTACTCCTTGAAAATGAAGCGTGCTATTGATCCTAAGGGCATTCTGAACCCCACCAAGATCATCGGAGACGTATAG
- a CDS encoding L-lactate permease, which produces MSVGILALVAIIPIVLALVLMVGMRWPATKAMPVAWLSAVAGAIAVWNLPAAYVAALTVHGFITAIGVLIIVFGAIIILYTLQYSGGMETIQYGFQGISRDRRVQVIIIGYLFAAFIEGAAGFGTPAALAAPLLLSLGFPPLCAVVMCLVFNSFPVTFGAVGTPVILGMKYLTSYVDQAVAAAVPGLNFHSMEAFDAIIGQWSTVMHLPMIYILPIFMLGFMTRFFGENKSWSEGFGAWKFSLFASTAFTVPYLFTAWFVGPEFPSLIGGLVGLGIAVFGAKNGFCVPEKTWDFGAPSTWDAEWTGSVSAENSGEFKAHMSQFKAWTPYILIGLILVITRIPELGLKGMLAGVAIPFKNILGFASVNNSIKVLYLPGTIPFALVAVLTIFIHGMPADKAATAWKEAIAKMKNPTIALFFSVALVSIFRGSGIADAALNPNGYMSMPLALAEAVSGLAGQTWPMFASFVGGLGSFITGSNTVSDLLFAEFQWGVAAQLELPRQIIVSAQAVGGAMGNMICIHNIVAACAVVGLSGMEGAILKRTVWPFLVYGVVVGVIACVLSFVMYPTLF; this is translated from the coding sequence ATGTCTGTAGGAATTTTAGCCCTCGTTGCGATCATCCCGATCGTACTGGCACTGGTACTGATGGTCGGCATGCGCTGGCCTGCTACTAAAGCTATGCCCGTTGCATGGCTCTCTGCTGTTGCAGGCGCAATCGCCGTCTGGAATCTGCCCGCAGCTTACGTTGCTGCTCTTACCGTTCACGGTTTCATTACCGCTATCGGTGTCCTGATCATTGTATTCGGGGCAATCATCATTCTTTACACCCTGCAATATTCCGGCGGTATGGAAACCATTCAGTACGGTTTTCAGGGTATCAGCCGTGACCGCCGTGTACAGGTAATTATCATCGGTTATCTGTTCGCAGCATTCATCGAAGGTGCCGCAGGTTTCGGTACTCCCGCAGCTCTGGCAGCTCCGCTGCTCCTCAGCCTCGGGTTCCCCCCCCTGTGTGCAGTAGTAATGTGTCTGGTATTCAACTCCTTTCCTGTAACCTTCGGTGCTGTTGGTACCCCGGTTATCCTTGGTATGAAATACCTGACTTCTTATGTTGATCAGGCTGTTGCAGCTGCAGTTCCCGGTCTGAACTTCCACTCCATGGAAGCTTTCGATGCTATCATCGGCCAGTGGTCTACTGTAATGCACCTGCCCATGATTTACATCCTGCCCATCTTCATGCTCGGCTTCATGACCCGTTTCTTCGGTGAAAACAAGAGCTGGTCTGAAGGTTTTGGAGCATGGAAATTCTCTCTTTTCGCATCTACCGCTTTCACCGTACCTTACCTCTTCACTGCATGGTTCGTAGGCCCCGAATTTCCTTCCCTTATCGGTGGTCTCGTTGGTCTCGGTATTGCTGTCTTCGGTGCTAAAAACGGTTTCTGCGTGCCTGAAAAAACTTGGGACTTCGGCGCACCCTCCACTTGGGATGCTGAATGGACCGGTTCCGTATCTGCAGAAAACTCCGGTGAATTTAAAGCTCACATGAGCCAGTTCAAGGCATGGACCCCTTACATCCTTATCGGTCTCATCCTTGTTATCACCCGTATTCCTGAGCTCGGCCTCAAAGGCATGCTCGCAGGTGTTGCAATTCCCTTTAAGAACATCCTCGGTTTTGCATCTGTAAACAACTCCATCAAGGTTCTGTACCTCCCCGGTACCATTCCTTTTGCACTGGTTGCAGTACTGACCATCTTCATCCACGGCATGCCTGCTGATAAAGCAGCTACCGCTTGGAAAGAAGCAATTGCAAAAATGAAGAACCCCACCATCGCACTGTTCTTCTCCGTAGCGCTGGTATCCATCTTCCGCGGTTCCGGTATTGCCGATGCAGCACTGAACCCCAACGGTTACATGTCCATGCCTCTGGCACTTGCTGAAGCTGTATCCGGCCTCGCAGGTCAGACCTGGCCCATGTTCGCATCCTTCGTTGGTGGTCTCGGTTCCTTCATCACCGGTTCCAACACTGTCTCCGACCTGCTCTTCGCTGAATTCCAGTGGGGTGTAGCGGCACAGCTCGAACTGCCCCGTCAGATCATTGTATCTGCTCAGGCTGTTGGTGGCGCAATGGGTAACATGATCTGCATTCACAACATCGTTGCAGCATGTGCAGTTGTCGGCCTCTCCGGTATGGAAGGCGCAATCCTCAAGCGTACCGTATGGCCCTTCCTCGTATACGGTGTAGTTGTAGGTGTTATTGCTTGTGTACTTTCCTTCGTGATGTACCCGACTCTGTTCTAA
- the nifJ gene encoding pyruvate:ferredoxin (flavodoxin) oxidoreductase, which translates to MAKNMKTMDGNTATAHVSYAMSDTAAIYPITPSSTMGEVAEEWAAQGRKNIFGQVLNVKQLQSEAGAAGAVHGALAAGALTSTYTASQGLLLMIPNMYKISGELLPGVFHVSARALAAQALSIFGDHQDVMACRQTGFAMLASSSVQECMDIALISHLAAIESSVPFLHMFDGFRTSHEIQKIEVIDYEDMKSLVDWDAVAAFRARGMNPENPAIRGTAQNPDIYYQAREAANGFYDQLPGIVTSCMKKVGDLTGRYYKPFDYVGHCEAERVIVAMGSGCEAIEEVVNKLVAEGEKVGLIKVRLYRPFLTEYFLNVLPATCTNITVLDRTKEPGSLGDPLYQDICTAFMESGMSPVITAGRYGLGSKEFRPNMVKAVFDNMKAAGPKNHFNVGIEDDVTNTSLAVGPDMDTTPEGTVQCKFWGLGADGTVGANKQAIKIIGDKTDMYAQGYFAYDSKKSGGITMSHLRFGHSPIQSTYLVSSADFIACHNSSYVHQYDLLEGIKDGGTFLINSPWSAEDMEKELPAELRRTIAKKNLKFYTIDAVKIAAEVGLGGRINMVMQTAFFKLADVIPFEDAVAYLKESIKKAYGKKGDKIVNMNNAAVDQAVANLVEINVPESWKDLTDGEVAVSDDPDYIKNIVRPILAQKGDNLPVSAFEPDGLVPLSTSQYEKRGVAINVPEWLPENCIQCNQCAFVCPHAAIRPVLVTEEELKDAPESFVAVEAKGKELKGLKYRMQVYAQDCLGCGNCADICPAKTPALEMKPIASQLPTEVPNLDFAMTIPEKDGLMTRTTVKGSQFQRPLMEFSGACSGCGETPYVKALTQLFGERMIIANATGCSSIWGASAPTTPYCTNKNGHGPAWGNSLFEDAAEFGYGIEMGISHRREKLADLVTEAVESGVPAELEADMKAWLENKDNSALSEEYGQKVVDGIYGAPQTELLAEIADMEDLFTKKSLWVFGGDGWAYDIGFGGVDHVLASGRDINILVMDTEVYSNTGGQSSKATPLGSIAKFAAGGKNTGKKDLGRMMMSYGYVYVASVSMGANKQQFMKAIQEAEAYPGPSLVICYAPCINQGIRKGMGKTQLEMKLAVDSGYWPLYRYNPLLAEEGKNPFVLESKAPDGTMQEFMAGENRYGLLERINPEASKEYRAKIEKDYNERYEILKYMADADYSGSK; encoded by the coding sequence ATGGCTAAGAACATGAAAACTATGGATGGTAACACAGCTACTGCTCACGTATCTTATGCGATGAGCGATACTGCTGCCATCTATCCCATCACTCCTTCATCCACCATGGGTGAGGTTGCAGAAGAGTGGGCAGCACAGGGCCGTAAGAACATCTTCGGTCAGGTTCTCAACGTAAAACAGCTTCAGTCTGAAGCTGGTGCCGCCGGTGCCGTTCACGGTGCTCTCGCAGCAGGCGCACTTACTTCTACTTATACTGCATCGCAGGGTCTCCTGCTTATGATCCCCAACATGTACAAAATCTCCGGTGAACTTCTTCCCGGTGTTTTTCATGTTTCCGCCCGTGCACTCGCAGCACAGGCTCTTTCCATCTTCGGTGATCATCAGGACGTAATGGCTTGCCGCCAGACCGGTTTCGCGATGCTGGCATCCAGCTCTGTACAGGAATGTATGGACATCGCCCTTATTTCCCATCTCGCAGCCATCGAATCCAGCGTGCCTTTCCTGCACATGTTCGACGGCTTCCGTACTTCTCATGAAATTCAGAAGATCGAAGTCATCGACTACGAAGACATGAAGTCTCTCGTAGACTGGGATGCAGTTGCAGCTTTCCGCGCAAGAGGAATGAACCCTGAGAACCCCGCCATCCGCGGTACTGCTCAGAACCCTGATATTTACTACCAGGCACGTGAAGCAGCTAACGGTTTCTACGACCAGCTCCCCGGTATCGTAACCAGCTGCATGAAGAAAGTCGGCGACCTTACCGGTCGTTACTACAAGCCTTTCGACTACGTGGGTCACTGCGAAGCTGAAAGAGTTATCGTTGCTATGGGCTCCGGTTGTGAAGCAATTGAAGAAGTTGTTAACAAACTCGTTGCTGAAGGCGAAAAAGTCGGTCTCATCAAAGTCCGCCTGTACCGTCCTTTCCTTACCGAGTACTTCCTCAACGTTCTGCCCGCAACCTGCACCAACATCACTGTACTGGACCGCACCAAAGAGCCCGGCTCCCTCGGCGATCCCCTGTATCAGGATATCTGCACCGCATTCATGGAAAGCGGCATGAGCCCCGTAATCACTGCCGGCCGTTACGGTCTCGGTTCCAAAGAGTTCCGTCCCAACATGGTTAAAGCAGTGTTCGACAACATGAAAGCTGCCGGTCCTAAGAACCACTTCAACGTAGGTATCGAAGACGACGTTACCAATACTTCCCTCGCAGTAGGTCCTGATATGGACACCACTCCCGAAGGAACTGTTCAGTGTAAATTCTGGGGTCTCGGTGCTGACGGTACTGTCGGTGCTAACAAGCAGGCTATTAAAATCATCGGTGACAAAACCGACATGTACGCACAGGGATACTTCGCTTACGACTCCAAGAAGTCCGGCGGTATCACCATGTCTCACCTGCGTTTCGGTCACAGCCCCATTCAGTCCACTTACCTTGTAAGCAGCGCGGACTTCATCGCATGCCACAACTCCAGCTACGTACACCAGTACGACCTGCTTGAAGGCATTAAAGATGGCGGAACCTTCCTGATCAACTCCCCCTGGTCTGCTGAAGACATGGAGAAGGAACTTCCCGCTGAACTGCGCCGCACCATCGCTAAGAAGAACCTCAAGTTCTACACCATCGACGCTGTTAAAATTGCAGCTGAAGTAGGTCTCGGCGGTCGTATCAACATGGTAATGCAGACTGCATTCTTCAAGCTTGCTGATGTTATTCCTTTTGAAGACGCTGTTGCGTACCTCAAAGAATCCATCAAGAAAGCTTACGGCAAGAAAGGTGACAAGATCGTCAACATGAACAATGCTGCTGTTGACCAGGCTGTTGCCAACCTTGTTGAAATCAATGTTCCTGAATCTTGGAAAGACCTCACTGATGGTGAAGTGGCCGTTTCTGATGATCCGGACTATATCAAAAATATCGTTCGTCCCATCCTGGCTCAGAAAGGTGACAACCTGCCTGTCTCCGCTTTTGAGCCTGACGGCCTCGTCCCTCTTTCCACCTCTCAGTACGAAAAACGCGGCGTTGCTATCAACGTTCCCGAATGGCTGCCTGAAAACTGCATTCAGTGTAACCAGTGTGCATTTGTTTGCCCGCACGCAGCTATCCGCCCCGTACTCGTAACTGAAGAAGAGCTGAAAGACGCTCCTGAGTCCTTCGTAGCTGTTGAAGCGAAGGGTAAAGAACTCAAGGGTCTCAAGTACCGCATGCAGGTTTACGCTCAGGACTGCCTCGGTTGCGGTAACTGCGCAGATATCTGCCCCGCAAAGACTCCTGCTCTGGAAATGAAGCCCATCGCTTCCCAGTTGCCTACTGAAGTTCCCAACCTTGATTTTGCCATGACCATTCCTGAAAAGGATGGCCTCATGACCAGAACCACTGTTAAGGGTTCCCAGTTCCAGCGTCCGCTGATGGAATTCTCCGGCGCATGTTCCGGTTGTGGTGAGACTCCCTATGTTAAAGCTCTTACCCAGCTCTTCGGCGAACGCATGATTATTGCTAACGCCACCGGTTGTTCCTCCATCTGGGGTGCATCCGCTCCGACCACTCCTTACTGCACCAACAAGAACGGCCACGGTCCCGCTTGGGGCAACTCCCTGTTCGAAGATGCAGCTGAGTTCGGTTACGGTATCGAAATGGGTATTTCCCACCGCCGTGAAAAACTGGCTGACCTCGTGACTGAAGCTGTCGAATCCGGTGTTCCCGCTGAACTCGAAGCAGACATGAAGGCATGGTTGGAAAACAAAGACAATTCCGCTCTCTCCGAAGAGTACGGTCAGAAAGTTGTGGACGGCATCTACGGTGCTCCCCAGACCGAACTCCTCGCTGAAATCGCTGACATGGAAGACCTGTTCACCAAGAAATCCCTCTGGGTATTCGGTGGTGACGGCTGGGCATACGACATCGGCTTCGGCGGTGTTGACCACGTTCTCGCTTCCGGTCGCGACATCAATATCCTCGTAATGGATACTGAAGTATACTCCAACACCGGTGGTCAGTCCTCCAAGGCAACCCCTCTCGGCTCCATCGCCAAGTTCGCAGCTGGTGGTAAGAACACCGGCAAGAAAGACCTCGGCCGCATGATGATGAGCTACGGTTACGTATACGTTGCTTCCGTATCCATGGGCGCTAACAAGCAGCAGTTCATGAAGGCAATCCAGGAAGCTGAAGCTTACCCCGGTCCGTCTCTCGTAATCTGCTACGCTCCCTGCATCAACCAGGGTATCAGAAAGGGTATGGGTAAAACCCAGCTCGAAATGAAGCTCGCAGTAGATTCCGGTTACTGGCCGCTCTACCGCTACAACCCCCTGCTTGCTGAAGAAGGCAAGAACCCCTTCGTTCTGGAGTCCAAAGCTCCCGACGGAACCATGCAGGAGTTCATGGCCGGCGAAAACCGCTACGGCCTGCTTGAGCGCATCAACCCCGAAGCATCCAAAGAGTACCGCGCTAAAATCGAAAAAGATTATAACGAAAGGTACGAAATCTTGAAATACATGGCTGACGCTGATTACAGCGGAAGCAAATAG
- a CDS encoding (Fe-S)-binding protein, whose protein sequence is MEDLKQLAKNLMELDDQMVACMKCGMCQAVCPVFAETMREADVTRGKIALLEKLAHEMVKDADQVNEKLNRCLLCGSCAANCPSGVKIMDIFMKARVIVTSYKGLSPAKKMIFKGLLTRPKLFNTLTEMSAKFQGPFAKIADQASGAASCAMLNPLLGERHFMPLAKRPFRKDYPELDTPRGKSGLKVAFYPGCVVDKMFPKVGHAAIKILEHHGVGIFLPKGQACCGIPTLASGDADTMVALMKQNIKAFENGTFDYLVTPCATCTATLHETWPKMIDNEDPVFVEKVKDLAAKTMDINAFLVDIVGVKAPAEPKKGGKVVTYHDPCHLSKSLGVTAQPRTLLKQNENYEFKEMNEANRCCGCGGSFNLYHYDLSKSIGERKAGNVRAAGAQVAATGCPACMMQLGDMLSQTGGGVEVKHVLEIYADSLK, encoded by the coding sequence ATGGAAGATCTCAAGCAATTAGCTAAAAACCTCATGGAGCTGGATGACCAGATGGTCGCCTGCATGAAGTGCGGTATGTGTCAGGCCGTGTGTCCTGTTTTCGCCGAAACCATGCGGGAAGCTGATGTGACCCGCGGCAAGATTGCTCTCCTTGAGAAGCTTGCCCACGAAATGGTTAAGGACGCTGATCAGGTTAACGAAAAGCTTAACAGATGCCTTCTTTGCGGCTCCTGTGCGGCTAACTGTCCTTCCGGCGTTAAGATTATGGACATCTTCATGAAGGCGCGTGTTATCGTTACCTCCTACAAGGGACTTTCTCCCGCTAAGAAGATGATTTTCAAGGGACTGCTTACCCGTCCCAAGCTCTTTAACACTCTGACCGAAATGAGTGCGAAGTTTCAGGGCCCGTTTGCAAAAATCGCCGACCAGGCCTCCGGTGCTGCGAGCTGTGCCATGCTGAACCCGCTTCTCGGTGAACGTCACTTCATGCCTCTGGCCAAAAGACCTTTCCGCAAGGATTATCCTGAACTGGATACTCCCCGCGGCAAGAGCGGCCTCAAGGTAGCTTTCTACCCCGGCTGTGTTGTGGACAAGATGTTCCCCAAAGTCGGTCATGCGGCAATCAAGATTCTTGAACACCACGGCGTTGGAATCTTCCTGCCCAAGGGACAGGCATGTTGCGGTATCCCCACACTGGCCTCCGGTGATGCTGATACCATGGTTGCGCTCATGAAACAGAACATTAAGGCTTTCGAAAACGGAACCTTTGATTATCTGGTGACTCCCTGTGCTACCTGCACAGCGACCCTGCATGAAACCTGGCCTAAAATGATTGATAATGAAGATCCTGTTTTTGTAGAAAAAGTTAAGGATCTCGCAGCTAAGACTATGGACATTAACGCATTCCTCGTTGATATCGTGGGCGTTAAGGCTCCTGCAGAACCCAAGAAGGGTGGTAAAGTCGTCACCTACCACGACCCTTGCCACCTCTCTAAGTCACTTGGCGTTACTGCACAGCCCCGTACCTTGCTGAAGCAGAATGAAAACTATGAGTTCAAGGAAATGAACGAAGCCAACCGTTGCTGCGGCTGCGGTGGTTCCTTCAACCTTTACCACTACGACCTCTCCAAGAGCATCGGTGAGCGCAAGGCAGGAAATGTCCGCGCTGCAGGTGCACAGGTTGCGGCAACTGGTTGCCCTGCATGCATGATGCAGCTCGGTGACATGTTGTCCCAGACCGGCGGTGGAGTAGAGGTGAAACACGTTCTTGAAATCTACGCCGATTCCCTGAAGTAG